The following are encoded together in the Bifidobacteriaceae bacterium genome:
- a CDS encoding serine hydrolase: MTSQRRLAKVLTLALILSAAPACTAAGDPPDTLTVHFHATVDQALGDQITARTLDGEQAVLVDAGFDQFGKVWTFSFDSIAPGDHIGFTNGEDSLYPTDLRYVKATGAATEVWLVDGDPRVFDEPILVDRAQVTSHNDDGKAYLQLQDLADYLPGVAFATGRNGYEWKGLAANTVNILTAYYKGNWVEIAVDRNEAAFAPAGAAPTNPLYRDWFYQPLTGYRGAGAYEYYASFDWIDRIYSVGTLVIGAAGGDDHFILPTLDVVYDQVMPAATPESVGFDSAQLAAADAYLEELAATTAYGADPGWSSMTVGIARHGKVVMEKAYGYNKQYGTTAGGDAALLPRAQWQPTSVATLFDLASNTKMYATNYAIQKLVSDGELAIDAKLADIPGFECYSDASNVYSGFMDQTWASGLGKDTVTIRDLLAHVAGQVPDPAYGNYSRAGAGLWYQTTDHTDRGGIIEKICQTPLRRDRHGTQEYSDVDYMALGLVVELTTGQTLDQYLEDEFYGPLGMTRTAFNPLANGFAAEDVAATEINGNTRDGQVSFGENPPGSPVFLRDYTLQGEVH; the protein is encoded by the coding sequence ATGACTTCCCAGCGCAGGTTGGCCAAGGTCCTGACCTTGGCCCTGATCCTGTCGGCCGCGCCGGCGTGCACGGCGGCGGGGGACCCGCCCGACACTCTGACCGTTCATTTCCACGCCACCGTTGACCAGGCCCTTGGCGACCAAATCACCGCCCGAACCCTTGACGGGGAGCAGGCTGTACTGGTCGATGCCGGTTTCGACCAGTTTGGCAAGGTCTGGACCTTCTCCTTCGATTCCATCGCCCCGGGCGACCACATCGGCTTCACCAACGGCGAGGATTCGCTCTACCCAACCGACTTGCGCTACGTCAAGGCGACCGGTGCCGCGACAGAGGTCTGGCTGGTCGACGGCGATCCGCGCGTTTTCGACGAGCCAATTCTGGTCGACCGGGCGCAGGTGACCTCGCACAACGACGACGGCAAGGCCTACCTCCAACTGCAGGACCTGGCCGACTACCTGCCGGGGGTCGCCTTTGCGACCGGACGCAACGGTTACGAGTGGAAGGGGTTGGCCGCCAACACGGTCAACATCCTGACCGCCTATTACAAGGGCAACTGGGTTGAGATCGCGGTCGACCGAAACGAAGCGGCCTTCGCCCCGGCCGGCGCCGCGCCGACCAACCCTCTGTACAGGGACTGGTTCTATCAGCCGCTGACCGGCTATCGGGGAGCCGGCGCCTACGAGTATTACGCCAGCTTCGACTGGATTGACCGCATCTATTCGGTGGGGACCCTCGTGATCGGCGCCGCCGGCGGCGACGACCATTTCATCCTGCCCACGCTGGACGTGGTCTACGACCAAGTGATGCCGGCGGCGACCCCGGAATCGGTCGGTTTCGACTCCGCCCAGTTGGCCGCCGCGGACGCCTATCTGGAGGAGCTCGCCGCCACCACGGCCTACGGGGCCGATCCGGGCTGGTCTTCCATGACGGTCGGAATCGCCCGGCACGGGAAAGTGGTCATGGAGAAGGCCTACGGCTACAACAAGCAGTACGGCACAACCGCCGGCGGCGACGCCGCCCTTCTGCCCCGGGCTCAATGGCAGCCCACGTCCGTCGCGACTCTGTTCGACTTGGCGTCCAACACCAAGATGTACGCCACCAACTACGCCATCCAAAAGCTCGTCTCGGATGGCGAGTTGGCCATTGACGCCAAGCTGGCCGACATACCCGGCTTTGAGTGCTACTCGGACGCCTCCAACGTCTACTCGGGTTTCATGGATCAGACATGGGCGTCCGGTCTGGGCAAGGACACGGTCACCATCCGCGACCTGCTGGCACACGTCGCCGGCCAGGTCCCGGACCCGGCGTACGGCAACTATTCACGCGCGGGGGCCGGGCTGTGGTACCAGACCACCGATCACACGGACCGCGGGGGGATCATTGAAAAGATCTGCCAGACCCCGTTGCGGCGCGACCGCCACGGGACGCAAGAGTACTCAGACGTCGATTACATGGCTTTGGGGCTGGTGGTGGAACTAACCACCGGCCAGACTTTGGACCAATACCTGGAGGACGAGTTCTACGGGCCGTTGGGAATGACCCGAACGGCCTTCAACCCGCTTGCGAACGGGTTTGCCGCCGAAGACGTCGCCGCCACGGAGATCAACGGCAACACCCGCGACGGCCAAGTCAGCTTTGGCGAGAACCCGCCTGGAAGCCCGGTCTTCCTCCGCGACTACACCCTCCAGGGCGAGGTCCACGA
- a CDS encoding type II toxin-antitoxin system prevent-host-death family antitoxin — protein sequence MTKVGIYEARNNFSELIKRAKAGEDVVVVARGVPQVRLVPVDPPPGHGTGGAILKWLNSAGPVPGRAPEELDATIAAERAAWD from the coding sequence ATGACAAAGGTCGGCATCTATGAAGCTCGGAACAACTTCTCGGAACTGATCAAGCGGGCCAAAGCCGGCGAGGACGTGGTGGTGGTCGCTCGGGGGGTTCCCCAGGTGCGCCTGGTCCCCGTGGATCCGCCTCCCGGCCATGGGACGGGCGGTGCCATACTCAAATGGCTCAATTCGGCTGGCCCCGTTCCGGGCCGGGCGCCCGAAGAACTCGACGCGACAATCGCCGCCGAACGCGCCGCCTGGGATTGA
- a CDS encoding type II toxin-antitoxin system VapC family toxin: protein MIYCDTCVLIYLVERHPQWHGAVSALMAARVDAEFAVSPLVRLECLVRPVARGDDELARRYEDALAQFRWLPITDKAFDRALRLRAAHGLRTPDALHLATALVSGCDEFWTNDRRLDRAADALTVTVPRDEEVPGAPETGTTGLVMGVRTSPPAHEGT, encoded by the coding sequence GTGATCTACTGTGACACCTGCGTTTTGATCTACCTGGTGGAGCGGCACCCGCAATGGCACGGCGCCGTGTCCGCGCTCATGGCGGCACGGGTCGATGCCGAGTTCGCCGTCAGCCCCCTTGTTCGCCTTGAGTGCCTGGTGCGACCGGTAGCGCGCGGCGACGACGAACTGGCTCGGCGTTATGAAGACGCGCTTGCGCAATTCCGCTGGCTGCCGATCACCGACAAGGCGTTCGACCGGGCGCTGCGCCTGCGGGCCGCCCACGGATTGAGAACGCCCGACGCGCTCCACCTCGCCACCGCGCTGGTGTCCGGCTGCGACGAGTTCTGGACCAACGACCGCCGCCTTGACCGCGCCGCCGATGCGCTCACGGTGACGGTTCCGCGCGACGAGGAGGTTCCCGGCGCCCCCGAGACGGGCACCACCGGCCTGGTGATGGGCGTGCGGACCTCGCCGCCAGCCCACGAAGGAACCTGA